One genomic segment of Rhizobium gallicum bv. gallicum R602sp includes these proteins:
- a CDS encoding metallophosphoesterase family protein, producing MRRETTFIHLTDLHIGTTDDSHLHSDTTETLHQVLDLVATVTPKPRFVIASGDLTNRGDAESFRRLQEIIDAKIDVPVIYALGNHDTRPGFYEGMGIETDDPDAPYDHETIIDGIHIITIDSTTPGLIGGTIDPEQFDWLAATLDSHPDLPKLIVVHHPPALGEEADVTHWRTIHFPQSERFRELLKGRNIIGILSGHIHHDRVSVWHGILVVVGTGQHAATDILRTDVLRMVRGASFGIGTIRPSGLTMAFVPLPSDRAELNTYPLELLMARAMPVAAE from the coding sequence GTGCGACGCGAAACCACATTCATCCATCTGACCGACCTGCATATCGGCACCACCGACGACAGCCATCTGCACAGCGACACGACCGAGACGCTGCATCAGGTGCTCGATCTCGTCGCGACCGTGACGCCGAAGCCGCGATTCGTCATCGCCAGCGGCGACCTCACCAATCGCGGCGATGCGGAAAGCTTCCGCCGCTTGCAGGAGATCATCGACGCCAAGATCGACGTGCCGGTCATCTACGCGCTCGGCAATCACGACACCCGCCCCGGCTTCTATGAAGGCATGGGCATCGAGACCGACGATCCGGACGCACCCTACGACCACGAAACCATTATCGACGGCATCCATATCATCACCATCGATTCGACGACGCCGGGCCTGATCGGTGGCACGATCGATCCGGAACAGTTCGACTGGCTCGCCGCCACGCTCGACAGCCACCCGGACCTGCCGAAGCTGATCGTCGTCCACCACCCGCCGGCACTCGGCGAAGAAGCCGACGTCACGCACTGGCGGACCATCCACTTCCCGCAGTCGGAACGTTTTCGGGAACTGCTGAAGGGCCGCAACATCATTGGCATCCTGAGCGGCCATATCCACCACGACCGGGTCTCGGTCTGGCACGGCATCCTGGTCGTCGTCGGCACCGGCCAGCACGCCGCGACCGACATCTTGCGCACCGACGTCCTGCGCATGGTGCGCGGTGCCTCCTTCGGGATTGGCACTATCCGCCCGTCGGGCCTCACCATGGCCTTCGTGCCGCTGCCGTCCGACCGTGCCGAGCTCAACACCTATCCGCTCGAACTTCTGATGGCCCGGGCAATGCCCGTCGCAGCCGAATAA
- a CDS encoding TetR family transcriptional regulator translates to MEELTARRIADEANATPSAISYHFGSQEALIAAVAERVYRRLNAERLRLLQKAVDRKAPGPANLGEVIAALIGPSIRWSLDPTSSYAVLSHFTSMAKTHCERAPHYRRIIDDVEHHRAFIPHLKRIAPWLDEVDIGWRLNCALGIRSQVTRSRSRTEVMTNYRMNLDDPDLVIARMVEVIAPMFHRIA, encoded by the coding sequence TTGGAAGAGCTCACTGCGCGGCGGATCGCCGACGAAGCGAATGCGACGCCGTCGGCGATTTCTTACCATTTTGGCTCGCAGGAAGCGCTGATCGCCGCCGTCGCCGAGCGCGTGTACCGCCGGCTGAACGCGGAACGGCTGCGCCTCCTGCAGAAGGCCGTCGACCGCAAGGCACCCGGGCCGGCTAATCTCGGTGAGGTCATCGCAGCCCTTATCGGCCCGTCGATCCGCTGGAGCCTCGACCCAACCTCCAGCTATGCGGTGCTGTCGCACTTTACCTCGATGGCAAAGACGCATTGTGAGCGCGCGCCGCACTATCGGCGCATCATTGATGATGTCGAGCATCATCGTGCCTTCATTCCGCATCTCAAGCGGATAGCGCCCTGGCTCGACGAGGTGGATATCGGCTGGCGGCTCAACTGCGCGCTCGGCATCCGCTCGCAAGTCACCCGCTCGCGGTCGCGCACCGAGGTGATGACCAACTACCGCATGAATCTCGACGATCCCGACCTTGTTATCGCCCGCATGGTGGAAGTCATCGCGCCCATGTTCCACCGCATTGCCTGA
- a CDS encoding HipA domain-containing protein: MDIIALDVRLDGFDNPIGNLVRDEAGALAFAYSSTYLETPDAIPLSLSLPLEEEAYEDNDARPFFDNLLQERDGPLQKVLDREGLARSDVAGLLFYLGRDCPGALSVLPLGSPAAKVPGNFKTDYRRLDEAQLIKIVHSLHRRQRLPDETEDPSPLAGVQSKIALTILPDGTFAEPLPGSGAPTTHIVKVPDRAHPNDPDLELEALRLSATLGFETAEATVRDFEGVSALIIRRFDRSLDQDNRVIRIHQEDFAQALGLPPSLKYERNGTVDRRFDAEAINSVLNATNDPAAEKQTFIAATLFDLMTGNVDAHAKNFALLYEPGGGVRVAPRYDLMPTRLDPDLTDLLPYAIGEATKLTEITEEDFSVFLRALGIVSERAQRRLRLGLTGQVSGSLIGELRRMDRSGMKRFADLIGHNIDELLTAFGLPVPDQIRERDAYLDRGGGWLLGS; encoded by the coding sequence ATGGATATAATTGCACTCGACGTTCGCCTGGACGGATTTGATAACCCCATTGGCAATCTCGTCAGAGATGAAGCAGGCGCCCTCGCCTTCGCCTACAGCTCGACATACCTGGAAACCCCCGATGCCATTCCGCTCTCACTTTCACTTCCGCTGGAAGAAGAGGCATACGAGGATAATGATGCCCGGCCGTTTTTCGACAATCTCCTCCAAGAGCGGGACGGGCCTCTTCAAAAGGTTTTGGATCGCGAGGGGCTCGCCAGGAGCGACGTGGCGGGATTGCTGTTTTATCTCGGACGCGACTGTCCGGGCGCACTTTCAGTGCTTCCTCTTGGATCCCCCGCGGCAAAAGTCCCTGGTAACTTTAAGACCGACTATCGTCGGCTGGACGAAGCACAGCTTATAAAAATCGTCCACTCCCTGCACCGAAGGCAGCGGCTGCCGGATGAAACAGAAGATCCCTCACCACTTGCCGGCGTCCAAAGCAAGATAGCGCTGACAATTTTGCCCGATGGAACCTTCGCCGAGCCTCTGCCAGGCAGCGGTGCCCCAACAACGCATATTGTCAAAGTTCCGGACCGGGCTCATCCGAACGACCCTGATCTCGAGTTGGAAGCTTTGCGTCTATCGGCCACTCTTGGGTTTGAAACGGCCGAGGCGACGGTTCGGGATTTCGAAGGCGTGAGCGCACTGATTATCCGCCGTTTTGACCGAAGTCTCGATCAAGACAACCGCGTCATTCGTATCCATCAGGAGGACTTCGCCCAGGCGTTGGGACTTCCGCCTTCATTGAAATACGAAAGGAACGGCACCGTTGACCGTCGGTTTGACGCAGAAGCGATCAATAGCGTCCTCAACGCGACAAACGATCCAGCCGCAGAGAAGCAGACTTTCATCGCTGCGACCTTATTCGATCTGATGACTGGAAACGTCGACGCTCACGCCAAGAACTTTGCCCTTTTGTACGAGCCTGGGGGTGGGGTCCGCGTTGCTCCCAGATACGACTTGATGCCCACCCGCCTTGATCCCGACCTGACCGACCTCCTGCCCTACGCGATTGGCGAGGCAACCAAGCTCACGGAGATTACCGAAGAGGATTTCTCGGTCTTTCTTCGCGCCCTCGGGATTGTCTCAGAAAGGGCTCAACGACGATTGCGGTTGGGTCTGACGGGACAGGTGTCCGGTTCCTTGATCGGAGAGCTCCGTCGGATGGATCGCAGCGGAATGAAGCGCTTCGCCGACCTCATCGGACATAATATCGACGAGCTGTTGACGGCCTTCGGCCTGCCTGTGCCCGATCAAATCCGGGAGCGCGATGCCTACCTAGACCGAGGCGGTGGTTGGCTGCTTGGATCGTAG
- a CDS encoding helix-turn-helix domain-containing protein, translating to MSKRPIAASSRKDAATLAKLLAQSSAAKDLRDKLAESEPSPVRRSSTSISSMASRLRKVLERDPTTETPDTTGSSTQVKAKTAVAARLRVNRPSPPPKEPPLQGNAAATLKLNSQLKAAKEIQTSADFGRLVKKAREEKGLSQQEFADLTGVGRRFISELENGKPTVEFGKALKVALGAGIALYGRQR from the coding sequence ATGAGCAAACGACCTATAGCCGCGTCTTCTCGAAAAGATGCAGCCACTCTTGCGAAACTTCTGGCGCAGTCGTCAGCGGCAAAAGATTTGCGCGACAAGCTGGCTGAGAGTGAGCCATCGCCGGTCAGACGCTCGTCCACCTCCATCTCGTCCATGGCGTCGCGATTACGAAAGGTCTTGGAGCGGGACCCGACAACAGAAACGCCTGATACAACCGGCTCGTCAACACAAGTCAAAGCCAAAACGGCCGTGGCTGCAAGACTACGCGTGAACCGACCCTCTCCACCGCCCAAGGAACCGCCGCTGCAAGGCAACGCCGCAGCAACATTGAAGTTGAATAGCCAGTTAAAGGCAGCAAAAGAAATCCAGACTTCTGCGGATTTCGGCCGACTGGTGAAAAAGGCTCGGGAGGAAAAGGGGCTTTCCCAGCAAGAATTCGCAGATTTGACCGGCGTTGGCCGCCGCTTCATTTCCGAACTGGAGAACGGAAAGCCGACGGTCGAATTCGGGAAAGCTTTGAAGGTGGCCCTCGGAGCCGGAATTGCGCTCTATGGTCGGCAACGCTAA
- a CDS encoding glucose 1-dehydrogenase: protein MGKLDGKVAVITGGSAGMGLATAKLFANEGAKVVITGRDQAALDTAAQDIGSGADAVRSDITKIADIELLRAHIEREHGRVDIIFANAGGAQPGMFEYMSEEDFDFTVNTNFKGTYFTVQKLLPLMTSGGSIILNTSTLSTQGRPYVSVYSATKAAIRSLARSLTAELTEKGIRVNAMAPGLIDTDLQRKAGMSDEMIEQTNAQVHAEIPMHRSGTVEEIAKAVLFLASDDSSYVTGIELCVDGGWSHI, encoded by the coding sequence ATGGGTAAATTGGACGGAAAGGTCGCTGTCATCACCGGCGGCAGCGCGGGCATGGGACTGGCGACAGCCAAGCTGTTCGCAAACGAAGGCGCAAAGGTTGTCATCACCGGTCGTGATCAGGCAGCGCTCGATACTGCAGCACAAGACATTGGAAGCGGCGCCGACGCCGTCCGCAGCGATATAACCAAGATCGCGGACATCGAATTGCTCCGTGCCCATATTGAGAGGGAGCATGGTCGCGTCGACATCATCTTCGCGAATGCCGGCGGCGCGCAGCCGGGCATGTTTGAATACATGTCGGAAGAAGACTTCGATTTCACGGTCAATACCAATTTCAAGGGCACGTATTTTACCGTGCAGAAACTCCTGCCGCTGATGACTTCTGGTGGTTCGATCATCCTGAACACCTCGACGCTGAGTACACAGGGGCGGCCATACGTCAGCGTCTATTCAGCGACGAAGGCAGCTATTCGTTCGCTGGCACGATCGCTCACCGCGGAACTGACCGAGAAGGGAATCCGGGTGAACGCCATGGCGCCGGGGCTTATCGATACCGATCTTCAGCGCAAGGCGGGAATGAGCGACGAGATGATCGAACAGACGAATGCCCAAGTACACGCCGAAATTCCGATGCATCGCAGCGGTACCGTGGAAGAGATCGCAAAAGCCGTCCTGTTTCTCGCCTCCGATGACTCGAGCTATGTGACAGGCATCGAGTTGTGCGTGGATGGCGGCTGGTCGCATATATAG
- a CDS encoding TetR/AcrR family transcriptional regulator, producing MDAIFEATIQVLLSDGPTRLNTTRVARRAGVSVGTLYQYFPNKQALLFAVLEQHLAMLADAVEKACYESQGANIETIAGAVVKAYLNARMAQSEISPALYLIAMELDARKLIELATRRSEEAIETLLSSASDGRFTDPYVIAQTITAVIFGTVPAFCMRVMPHAASVEAEKQLTVMFRSYLAASCNAA from the coding sequence GTGGACGCCATTTTCGAGGCCACCATTCAGGTTTTGTTGAGCGATGGGCCAACGCGTCTGAACACCACGCGGGTGGCCCGTCGTGCGGGCGTTTCCGTAGGAACTCTGTATCAATATTTCCCGAACAAGCAGGCCTTGCTCTTCGCGGTGCTGGAGCAACACCTAGCGATGCTGGCCGACGCTGTGGAGAAAGCGTGTTACGAAAGCCAAGGCGCTAACATAGAAACGATAGCTGGGGCCGTGGTGAAGGCCTATCTTAACGCGAGGATGGCGCAGTCCGAGATTTCTCCCGCCCTTTACCTCATCGCCATGGAACTCGACGCTCGCAAGTTGATCGAGTTGGCGACCCGTCGTAGTGAAGAGGCAATTGAGACGCTGCTTTCCAGTGCCAGCGACGGCCGCTTCACAGACCCGTACGTGATCGCTCAAACCATAACCGCAGTGATTTTTGGAACGGTGCCGGCCTTCTGCATGCGGGTCATGCCCCACGCTGCAAGTGTCGAGGCCGAAAAGCAGCTAACGGTTATGTTTCGCTCCTATCTCGCCGCCAGCTGCAACGCGGCATAA
- the nagA gene encoding N-acetylglucosamine-6-phosphate deacetylase, protein MSGTRTIAGARIFDGLEWHDDAALLIGEGRVLSILADAALIDDAETVHAPGQLLVPGFIDLQVNGGGGVLFNERPTLQGIQGICSAHAPFGTTALLPTLITDTSKVTATAIAAGIEAKAARVPGFLGLHLEGPHLSIARKDAHDPSLIRPMETRDLDELLSCAAALGCLMVTIAPENVAPEQVKALADAGVIVSLGHTDADYKTACIYAAAGALAVTHLFNAMSGLGHREPGAVGAGLAIGALHAGIIADGFHVDPAAMGIAIRGKQGPGRMFLVTDAMSTIGTDMTRFALNGREVFRMGGRLTLADGTLAGADIDMISSIRFVHETLGLSLEEAIRMASSYPADVLGIGARKGRLMPGADADFVILTPELRVQSTWIGGQKTFEQILQ, encoded by the coding sequence ATGAGCGGAACAAGGACAATAGCGGGCGCACGGATCTTCGACGGTCTGGAGTGGCATGATGACGCCGCTCTCCTGATCGGAGAAGGCCGTGTCCTTTCCATCCTTGCGGATGCCGCTCTCATCGATGACGCTGAAACAGTGCACGCACCTGGCCAATTGCTGGTGCCGGGCTTTATCGACCTGCAGGTCAATGGCGGCGGCGGCGTCCTGTTCAATGAGCGGCCGACGCTCCAAGGCATTCAAGGTATCTGCTCGGCACATGCGCCGTTCGGCACCACGGCATTGCTGCCGACATTGATTACCGACACATCGAAGGTCACAGCAACTGCGATTGCCGCCGGGATCGAGGCGAAGGCTGCTCGCGTCCCCGGCTTCCTGGGGCTGCATCTTGAAGGCCCTCACCTCTCGATCGCCCGCAAGGATGCTCATGATCCATCGCTGATCCGGCCGATGGAGACCCGGGATCTCGACGAATTGCTTAGCTGCGCGGCCGCACTCGGCTGCCTGATGGTGACCATCGCCCCGGAAAACGTGGCTCCGGAACAGGTGAAGGCTCTTGCCGACGCGGGTGTCATCGTCAGCCTTGGCCACACCGATGCGGACTACAAAACGGCCTGCATTTACGCGGCGGCCGGTGCACTGGCGGTCACACATCTCTTCAACGCCATGAGTGGCCTTGGCCATCGCGAACCCGGCGCGGTTGGCGCGGGATTGGCGATCGGCGCGCTCCACGCAGGCATCATCGCTGACGGTTTTCACGTTGATCCGGCGGCCATGGGCATCGCCATCCGCGGCAAGCAGGGTCCTGGTCGCATGTTCCTGGTGACGGATGCGATGTCGACGATCGGCACTGACATGACGCGCTTTGCCTTGAACGGACGCGAGGTGTTTCGCATGGGCGGTCGGCTGACGCTTGCCGACGGCACGCTCGCCGGCGCCGATATCGACATGATTTCCTCCATCCGTTTCGTGCACGAGACACTTGGTCTGTCGCTCGAGGAGGCCATCCGCATGGCCTCCAGCTATCCGGCGGACGTACTTGGGATTGGCGCTCGCAAAGGGCGGCTCATGCCCGGAGCCGACGCCGATTTCGTGATTTTAACGCCGGAACTTCGAGTTCAGTCGACCTGGATCGGCGGTCAGAAGACTTTCGAACAAATCTTACAATAA
- a CDS encoding SIS domain-containing protein translates to METTVQTNMRREIDEIPEATARLLERSEKAFADVGEAFRTKDPAFVVTIARGSSDHAALFLKYAIELTAGVPVASLGPSLASIYGAKLKLGRGAAIAVSQSGKSPDIVAMAEAATRAGATSIALTNTLPSPIADACSHSLDIFAGTEHAVAATKSYVNSIVAGLAVLGHWTGDASLKRAVADLPRHFADAVSLDWQEFAADAGEAKSLYVLGRGPALAIASEAALKFKETTGVHAEAFSAAEVLHGPVALVGADFPVLALASHDAAEASTVAVADSLKAKGAIVRVTSTRAEKAKSLPSIETGHPLTDALSLILPFYGFVEAWSRARGQNPDAPAHLKKVTETK, encoded by the coding sequence ATGGAGACAACTGTGCAAACAAATATGCGCCGCGAGATAGATGAGATCCCTGAAGCGACTGCCCGGCTGCTTGAGCGATCGGAGAAAGCCTTTGCTGATGTCGGGGAAGCGTTCCGCACCAAGGATCCGGCCTTCGTCGTCACGATTGCCCGCGGCTCGTCGGACCATGCTGCACTGTTTCTCAAATATGCCATCGAACTGACCGCAGGCGTACCGGTTGCCTCTCTTGGACCGTCGCTCGCGTCGATCTATGGCGCCAAGTTGAAACTTGGCCGCGGTGCAGCGATCGCGGTTTCGCAATCGGGCAAGAGCCCCGACATCGTCGCCATGGCTGAGGCGGCAACCCGGGCCGGCGCCACGTCGATTGCGCTGACAAACACGCTGCCTTCGCCGATCGCCGATGCCTGCAGCCATTCACTGGATATTTTCGCAGGCACCGAACATGCGGTGGCGGCAACAAAATCCTATGTGAACTCCATCGTCGCTGGCCTCGCGGTCCTCGGCCATTGGACGGGAGACGCTTCGCTGAAGCGCGCCGTGGCGGATCTTCCCAGGCACTTTGCCGACGCTGTGAGCCTCGATTGGCAGGAATTTGCCGCGGACGCTGGTGAAGCGAAATCTCTTTATGTGCTCGGCCGTGGGCCGGCTTTGGCGATCGCCAGTGAAGCCGCATTAAAGTTCAAGGAAACGACTGGCGTCCATGCGGAAGCGTTTTCTGCCGCGGAAGTGCTGCATGGACCCGTAGCGCTGGTCGGGGCGGATTTCCCGGTGCTTGCCCTGGCTTCGCACGACGCCGCCGAAGCATCGACGGTCGCCGTTGCCGATAGCCTGAAAGCCAAGGGTGCAATCGTACGTGTCACCTCGACCCGAGCAGAGAAGGCCAAGTCTCTGCCTTCCATTGAGACCGGTCACCCGCTCACAGATGCGCTGTCACTCATCCTTCCCTTCTATGGCTTCGTGGAAGCCTGGTCACGCGCGCGAGGCCAAAACCCCGACGCACCCGCGCATCTCAAGAAGGTGACGGAGACCAAATGA
- a CDS encoding GntR family transcriptional regulator — translation MSARPSATVQDADIHLQGAGPLYQKLRRSLEEAILSGRLGSGDALSPERDLANSARVSRVTVRKAIDELVRDGLLVRRRGSGTFVSRSMAGLAQPASPAPSPPTEDMFWLASNMRTEWLERQIISPSSDEMMALGLSAGAKVARLARLRISGDLPFAIERSCVPLEFLPNPLSVSASIYAALQDRDARPVRAIQRLFASAIREPDASVLRVADGAAGLLVRRVGFLRSGRPVEFTCSLCRGDTDGFVNEFTIPET, via the coding sequence ATGAGCGCTAGACCGTCGGCAACGGTTCAAGATGCGGACATACATCTGCAGGGCGCTGGTCCGCTCTATCAAAAACTGCGCCGGTCCCTCGAAGAGGCGATCCTGTCGGGCAGACTCGGCAGCGGAGATGCATTGTCTCCTGAGCGCGATCTCGCCAACTCCGCGCGGGTCAGCCGGGTGACCGTTCGCAAAGCGATCGACGAACTCGTGCGCGATGGCCTGCTCGTGCGCCGCCGAGGCTCCGGGACCTTCGTCTCCCGTTCGATGGCCGGGTTGGCTCAACCGGCGTCGCCCGCACCCTCGCCGCCGACCGAGGACATGTTCTGGCTGGCTTCGAACATGCGAACCGAATGGCTGGAGCGTCAGATCATCAGTCCATCATCGGATGAGATGATGGCGCTCGGCCTCTCCGCCGGCGCAAAGGTCGCTCGCCTGGCCCGGCTGCGCATCTCCGGAGATTTGCCGTTTGCGATAGAACGCAGCTGCGTTCCACTTGAGTTCCTGCCGAACCCGCTCAGCGTCTCGGCCTCGATTTACGCCGCGCTGCAAGACAGAGATGCGCGGCCCGTGCGCGCGATTCAACGCCTGTTCGCAAGCGCCATTCGTGAGCCGGATGCCTCGGTGCTTCGCGTAGCTGATGGCGCCGCCGGTCTCCTGGTCAGGCGCGTAGGCTTTCTCCGTTCCGGCCGGCCAGTCGAATTTACCTGCTCGCTCTGTCGGGGCGACACCGACGGTTTCGTCAACGAATTCACGATCCCAGAAACCTGA
- a CDS encoding N-acetylglucosamine kinase → MTYLIGIDGGGTSCRAAVADRDGRILGRAKSGAANILSDPDTALQNIIEGARAAFVEAGLDPAGITKCFAVLGLAGHNVGDAVHYVRRSLPFAEAHIESDGLIALQGALGDKDGAVAILGTGTIYIERQGQNVRYIGGWGFTIGDLGSGARIGHALLQETLLVHDGIHAPSPLTSSVLAEFHNDPREIVEFARLAKPGDFGRFAPRVFEHAERGDVIATLLLATAVWSIDEVLDRLVAQGTQKVCLLGGLAPLYLRWIAKRHQSRLTEPEADALTGAVALALARYGVDRSSAHER, encoded by the coding sequence ATGACCTATCTAATTGGCATTGATGGTGGCGGAACGAGTTGCCGGGCAGCCGTTGCAGACAGGGATGGCCGCATTCTCGGCCGGGCAAAATCTGGCGCTGCGAATATTCTTTCCGATCCTGACACTGCTCTTCAGAATATCATCGAGGGGGCTCGTGCAGCGTTCGTCGAAGCCGGTCTCGATCCCGCCGGCATTACCAAGTGCTTTGCGGTTCTGGGCTTGGCCGGCCACAATGTGGGTGACGCGGTGCATTATGTCCGTCGATCGCTGCCGTTTGCCGAAGCTCACATCGAGTCTGACGGGCTCATCGCGCTTCAGGGCGCTTTGGGCGACAAGGATGGCGCTGTCGCGATCCTCGGTACGGGCACGATCTACATCGAACGCCAAGGGCAGAACGTGCGATATATAGGAGGCTGGGGCTTTACGATCGGAGACCTTGGCAGCGGCGCCCGAATTGGTCATGCGCTCCTGCAGGAAACCCTGTTGGTTCATGATGGCATTCACGCCCCCTCCCCCCTCACCAGTTCCGTTCTTGCGGAGTTTCACAACGACCCACGAGAAATCGTCGAATTCGCGCGTCTGGCAAAGCCTGGCGACTTCGGCCGCTTTGCGCCACGCGTGTTTGAACATGCCGAACGGGGCGACGTCATCGCAACGCTTCTCTTGGCGACTGCCGTCTGGTCGATAGATGAGGTGCTCGATCGTCTCGTCGCTCAAGGGACGCAGAAGGTCTGTCTCCTTGGTGGCCTGGCCCCGCTTTATCTACGCTGGATCGCGAAGCGGCACCAATCGCGTCTGACAGAACCCGAAGCCGATGCCCTCACAGGCGCAGTCGCACTCGCGCTCGCGCGCTACGGCGTCGATCGGAGCTCCGCGCATGAGCGCTAG
- a CDS encoding ROK family transcriptional regulator, translating to MKFENQPSYSLGQRSPSSKEVLPGEGGVNVTLVSQSTLGEINRGRVLQALYDNGPKSRAELARLAGVNRTTITGIVQPMIEEGLLVEGDAVPSDFKGGKPARPIYFNPEAPMLGAVLLLPGRIQTCLVTLSGEIKALRKAQFDPRGDRDAFLTIMKDTLSATLSQANRAPFGIGIASGGMIDSDNGVILAVNLAPVLTGLPLVDILQEHYALPVVIDHHPRALLVGDRWFGPGRGQQTFAAIYTGEVLGGAFYIDGRVYRGLAGSGGELGHTVVQIDGELCNCGKHGCWETVAALPWLRREAAQMGFEEPESITAARLVNEAAEGSKAADDLLDRYARNVAFGILNLQQTLSLNSYVLHGDIAGGGDIAAERVRQHVEQLVRKRPNQEISITVNGIGEGHTALRGAAGLVLSSHLKLVI from the coding sequence TTGAAGTTCGAGAATCAGCCATCCTACTCGCTTGGGCAGCGCAGTCCTTCCAGCAAGGAAGTTCTGCCTGGCGAGGGTGGCGTCAACGTTACCCTCGTCTCCCAATCAACTCTCGGCGAGATCAATCGTGGCCGGGTGCTGCAGGCACTGTACGACAACGGTCCGAAAAGCCGTGCGGAACTTGCGCGTCTGGCAGGGGTGAACCGTACGACGATTACGGGCATCGTCCAGCCGATGATCGAAGAGGGATTGCTCGTTGAAGGCGACGCCGTTCCCTCCGACTTCAAGGGAGGCAAGCCGGCGCGTCCGATCTATTTCAATCCGGAAGCCCCGATGCTCGGTGCAGTCCTTCTCTTGCCCGGCAGGATCCAGACATGCCTGGTCACGCTGAGCGGAGAGATCAAGGCGCTGAGGAAGGCGCAATTCGATCCGCGGGGGGACAGGGACGCGTTCCTGACGATCATGAAGGATACGCTGTCTGCAACGCTCTCCCAGGCGAATCGGGCGCCGTTCGGAATCGGGATTGCGTCGGGCGGCATGATCGACAGCGACAACGGAGTGATCCTTGCCGTCAACCTGGCGCCCGTTTTAACGGGCCTGCCCCTGGTCGACATCCTGCAGGAACATTACGCATTGCCTGTTGTCATCGATCACCATCCGCGCGCGCTGCTTGTGGGGGATCGATGGTTTGGGCCGGGACGGGGCCAGCAGACTTTCGCGGCGATCTATACCGGTGAGGTTCTAGGTGGAGCCTTCTATATCGACGGGCGCGTCTATCGGGGGCTTGCCGGCTCCGGAGGTGAACTGGGGCACACGGTGGTCCAGATCGATGGCGAGCTCTGCAACTGCGGCAAGCATGGATGTTGGGAAACCGTCGCCGCCCTGCCGTGGTTGCGGCGGGAGGCAGCACAGATGGGCTTCGAGGAACCCGAAAGCATCACCGCTGCGCGCCTGGTAAACGAAGCCGCCGAAGGATCGAAAGCGGCCGATGACCTGCTGGACCGCTATGCACGCAACGTCGCCTTCGGGATCCTGAACCTGCAGCAGACCTTGTCTCTCAATTCCTATGTCTTGCATGGAGACATCGCAGGCGGCGGCGATATCGCGGCCGAGCGTGTCAGGCAGCATGTGGAGCAGTTGGTTCGAAAGCGACCGAACCAGGAGATCTCCATCACGGTAAACGGTATCGGCGAGGGCCATACCGCGTTGCGCGGCGCGGCGGGCCTGGTCCTGTCCAGCCATCTGAAGCTGGTCATCTAG